The following are encoded together in the Pseudomonas maumuensis genome:
- a CDS encoding non-ribosomal peptide synthetase: MNAHQLLALFDRHGVALEVDGDKLRCKAPKGFLDDALMAALKTHKQALIALLAAPDDSAPIPRRADGQADCPLSFSQQQLWFLDQLAPGNPFYNVPSALRLKGRLEAAVLERALNVLVERHAMLRTTFANVDGEPRQVVHASLPLTLAVLDLSQLPEALRQERLAAAVEAEARAPFDLAQGPLLRSTLLRLGDEDHVWLYSMHHIVADGWSMGVILHEVANAYAELLRGVPARLAPLPIQYADYACWQRQRLDGAALQGQLDFWRRTLAGAPTLLEVPGDRPRPAVQRFVGATFSSTLGADTLAELDALARHTQGTRFNVLLAALDVLLWRYSGQRDLCVGTPFANRGRAELEPLVGHFVNTLVIRQQLDPAQTFAELLREVRGNMLQIHAHHDVPFDLVVEALNPPRDPGHSPLFQVMMVVQNTPGAAITLPGLELSPHGTGSATAKFDLAFEWSERDGALHLLVEYNTDLFDRCTIERLSGHYHHLLAQVAADPKRPLRELSLLDTAEREQVLHGWNRPAPLPTPVDCVHRLVEAQVARNPQACAVVFEGEALSYAELNAQANRLARYLRTLGVGPDVRVAVCVERCAALPVALLAVLKAGGAYVPLDPDYPIGRLAHMLGDSTPAVLLTLGAARATLGQAMQASGWEAPVLDLLADAPCWAQLAAENLAAHEVGVTPEHLAYVIYTSGTTGLPKGVMVAHRGLGNLLLWCLGVCGEAGAMLHKIPFGFDASAWETFWPLATGGRLVIARPGGHLEPGYLARLVREQGVTAMVFVPAMLQLFLEVEEASLCHGLSDVFCGGGELSPALARLLRARLPKARLHNVYGPTETTVINSIWTLAPDDAVPALRLPIGRPIANNRFHVLDDFDAPVPPGVTGHLHIGGVGVARGYLGLPALTAERFIDSPFVPGDRLYRSGDLARYRADGQLEFLGRDDFQVKLRGVRLELSEVEARLQAFPGITASVVLMLGEQAEHQRLVACCVAPARPDEQAVRVHLADTLPSAVLPSSYLWLDAMPLTANGKVDRQALAERAEHDLAARQVNLGSPRDHIELTLYQIWKGLLLAPQIGIRDNFFAVGGTSIAAVKMAYQIGQAFEIEVPARVVLGHPTIEALGGWLRNGAATQGDNGNLITFRQGEGRHNVVCIHPAGGTAFCYLSLAKALPEAVGVHGVQSPGLNPGEATEPTVEAMAGAYLRLIEPLTHGPLLLTGLSFGGLVAYEMARRLRLAGHGQVSVVLLDTQGSDDPAFRAQIGTVDMAEFRDKLVRFNGMYPGIEDAQVERYFHVYNHNRLAMAAYACPPQAGRVVLVQAREDMARGQLRGLRAFWRRRAADGYLATLVQGGHWDMLESAEIHRVSRTLQRELQRFDAQEGK, encoded by the coding sequence ATGAACGCCCATCAATTGCTGGCGTTGTTCGACCGCCATGGCGTGGCCCTCGAAGTGGACGGCGACAAGCTGCGCTGCAAGGCGCCCAAAGGGTTTCTCGATGACGCGTTGATGGCGGCGCTGAAGACCCACAAACAGGCGTTGATCGCCTTGCTCGCAGCGCCGGACGACAGTGCGCCGATTCCGCGTCGTGCGGACGGGCAGGCCGATTGCCCGCTGTCCTTCTCGCAGCAGCAGTTGTGGTTCCTCGACCAACTGGCACCGGGCAACCCGTTCTACAACGTGCCCTCGGCGCTGCGGCTCAAGGGCCGGCTGGAGGCAGCCGTGCTGGAGCGAGCGCTGAACGTGCTGGTCGAGCGCCATGCCATGTTGCGCACCACCTTCGCCAACGTCGATGGCGAGCCGCGCCAGGTGGTGCATGCGAGCCTGCCGCTGACCCTGGCCGTGCTGGACTTGAGCCAGTTGCCCGAAGCGCTGCGCCAGGAGCGCCTGGCCGCCGCCGTCGAAGCCGAGGCCCGCGCGCCGTTCGACCTGGCCCAGGGCCCGCTGCTGCGCTCGACGCTATTGCGCCTGGGCGATGAGGATCATGTTTGGCTGTACAGCATGCACCATATCGTCGCCGACGGCTGGTCGATGGGGGTGATCCTGCACGAGGTCGCCAACGCTTACGCCGAATTGCTGCGCGGCGTGCCTGCGCGCCTGGCACCGCTGCCGATACAGTACGCCGACTACGCCTGCTGGCAGCGCCAACGCCTGGACGGCGCGGCGCTGCAGGGCCAGTTGGACTTCTGGCGGCGTACCCTGGCCGGTGCGCCGACCCTGCTGGAAGTCCCCGGCGACCGCCCGCGCCCAGCCGTACAGCGGTTCGTCGGCGCGACCTTCAGCTCGACACTGGGCGCCGACACCCTGGCCGAGCTCGACGCCTTGGCCCGGCATACCCAGGGCACGCGCTTCAATGTGCTGCTCGCCGCCCTGGACGTGCTGTTGTGGCGCTACAGCGGGCAGCGCGACCTGTGCGTGGGCACGCCATTCGCCAACCGCGGCAGGGCCGAGCTCGAACCCCTGGTCGGGCACTTCGTCAACACCCTGGTGATCCGCCAGCAACTCGATCCGGCGCAGACCTTCGCCGAACTGCTGCGCGAAGTGCGCGGCAACATGCTGCAAATCCACGCGCACCACGACGTGCCGTTCGACCTGGTGGTCGAGGCGCTCAACCCACCCCGCGACCCCGGTCATTCCCCGCTGTTCCAGGTGATGATGGTGGTGCAGAACACCCCGGGCGCCGCCATCACGTTGCCGGGCTTGGAACTGTCGCCTCACGGCACCGGCAGCGCCACCGCCAAGTTCGACCTGGCATTCGAGTGGAGCGAACGCGACGGTGCCCTGCACCTGCTGGTCGAGTACAACACCGACCTGTTCGACCGGTGCACCATCGAGCGCCTCAGTGGCCACTATCACCATCTGCTCGCCCAGGTGGCCGCCGATCCCAAGCGGCCCTTGCGCGAGCTGTCGTTGCTGGATACGGCCGAGCGCGAGCAGGTGCTGCACGGCTGGAACCGGCCAGCCCCGCTGCCGACGCCGGTCGACTGCGTGCACCGCCTGGTCGAGGCGCAGGTGGCGCGCAACCCGCAGGCCTGCGCGGTGGTGTTCGAGGGCGAGGCGCTGAGTTATGCCGAACTCAATGCCCAGGCCAACCGCCTGGCGCGCTACCTGCGCACCCTGGGCGTCGGCCCGGATGTGCGCGTGGCGGTCTGCGTGGAGCGCTGCGCGGCATTGCCGGTGGCGCTGCTGGCGGTGCTCAAGGCCGGTGGCGCCTATGTGCCGCTGGACCCGGACTACCCGATCGGGCGCCTCGCCCACATGCTGGGCGACAGCACCCCGGCGGTACTGCTGACCCTGGGCGCGGCCCGCGCCACCCTCGGCCAGGCCATGCAGGCCTCGGGCTGGGAGGCGCCGGTCCTCGACCTGCTGGCCGACGCCCCGTGCTGGGCGCAGCTGGCCGCCGAAAACCTCGCTGCCCATGAGGTGGGCGTAACCCCCGAGCACCTGGCCTACGTGATCTACACCTCGGGCACCACCGGTCTGCCCAAGGGCGTGATGGTCGCGCATCGCGGGCTGGGCAACCTGCTGCTGTGGTGCCTGGGCGTATGCGGCGAGGCCGGGGCGATGCTGCACAAGATCCCGTTCGGTTTCGACGCCTCGGCCTGGGAAACCTTCTGGCCGCTGGCCACCGGCGGACGCCTGGTGATCGCCCGGCCCGGCGGGCATCTGGAACCCGGCTACCTGGCCCGGCTGGTCCGCGAGCAGGGCGTCACCGCGATGGTGTTCGTGCCGGCCATGCTGCAGCTGTTCCTGGAGGTGGAGGAGGCCAGCCTGTGCCACGGCCTGAGCGATGTGTTCTGCGGCGGCGGCGAGCTGTCGCCGGCCCTGGCACGCCTGTTGCGGGCACGCCTGCCCAAGGCGCGGCTGCACAACGTCTACGGGCCGACCGAGACCACGGTCATCAACAGCATCTGGACCCTGGCGCCGGATGACGCGGTGCCGGCCCTGCGCTTGCCGATCGGCCGGCCCATCGCCAACAACCGCTTCCATGTGCTCGACGACTTCGATGCGCCGGTGCCGCCCGGTGTCACCGGCCACCTGCACATTGGCGGCGTGGGCGTGGCCCGCGGCTACCTTGGGTTGCCGGCGCTGACCGCCGAACGCTTCATCGACAGCCCGTTCGTGCCCGGTGATCGCCTTTACCGCAGCGGCGACCTGGCCCGCTACCGCGCCGATGGGCAACTGGAGTTCCTGGGGCGCGACGACTTCCAGGTCAAGCTGCGCGGCGTGCGCCTGGAACTGAGCGAGGTCGAGGCGCGGCTGCAGGCCTTCCCCGGGATCACGGCCAGCGTGGTACTGATGCTCGGCGAGCAGGCCGAGCACCAGCGCCTGGTGGCTTGCTGCGTGGCGCCCGCCAGGCCGGACGAACAGGCCGTGCGCGTACACCTGGCCGACACCTTGCCCAGCGCCGTGCTGCCCAGCAGCTATCTGTGGCTCGACGCCATGCCGCTGACCGCCAACGGCAAGGTCGATCGCCAGGCGCTGGCCGAGCGCGCCGAACACGACCTGGCCGCGCGCCAGGTCAACCTCGGCAGCCCTCGCGACCATATCGAACTGACCCTTTACCAGATCTGGAAAGGCCTGCTGCTGGCCCCGCAGATCGGCATTCGCGACAACTTCTTCGCCGTCGGCGGTACCTCCATCGCCGCGGTCAAGATGGCCTACCAGATCGGCCAGGCCTTCGAGATCGAGGTCCCGGCGCGGGTGGTACTCGGCCACCCGACCATCGAGGCCCTGGGCGGCTGGTTGCGAAACGGGGCCGCCACCCAGGGGGACAACGGCAACCTGATCACCTTCCGCCAGGGCGAGGGGCGGCACAACGTGGTGTGTATCCACCCGGCCGGCGGCACCGCGTTCTGCTACCTGTCGCTGGCCAAGGCGCTGCCCGAGGCGGTTGGCGTGCATGGCGTGCAATCGCCGGGGCTCAACCCCGGCGAAGCCACCGAGCCCACGGTCGAGGCGATGGCCGGTGCCTACCTGCGCCTCATCGAGCCCTTGACGCACGGCCCGCTGCTGCTCACCGGGCTGTCGTTCGGCGGCCTGGTGGCCTACGAGATGGCCCGGCGCCTGCGCCTGGCTGGACACGGGCAGGTCAGCGTGGTCCTGCTCGACACTCAGGGTTCGGACGATCCGGCCTTCCGGGCGCAGATCGGTACCGTCGACATGGCCGAGTTCCGCGACAAGCTGGTGCGTTTCAACGGCATGTACCCCGGTATCGAGGACGCCCAGGTCGAGCGCTACTTCCACGTCTACAACCATAACCGCCTGGCCATGGCCGCCTACGCCTGCCCACCCCAGGCCGGGCGGGTGGTGCTGGTGCAGGCGCGGGAAGACATGGCCCGCGGGCAGTTGCGCGGGCTGCGGGCGTTCTGGCGGCGCCGCGCCGCCGACGGCTACCTGGCCACGCTGGTGCAGGGCGGCCACTGGGACATGCTCGAAAGCGCCGAGATCCATCGGGTGTCACGCACCCTCCAGCGTGAACTGCAACGTTTCGACGCCCAGGAGGGCAAATGA